From a region of the Hymenobacter jejuensis genome:
- a CDS encoding arylsulfatase: MRRKKGVLWIVLPLAGLFLSLMPAHPKPKQPNIIIILADDMGYSDIGCFGSTTQTPNLDAMAQGGLKMTQFYNASRCCPSRASLLTGLYQHQAGVGDMVNTRSQPAYQGYLNNRCVTIAEALKSGGYNTFMGGKWHVGQAPEHWPTQRGFDHYFGLIDGASSYFATYPYRPNQQLTLALDNQPYTPGPGYYSTDAYTDYSIKFLKDSKLSGKPFFLYLAYQAPHWPLQALPADIAKYKGRFMMGWDKLREERFRRLQQLGIISATTRLSPRDAHVPAWETLSQEEKERWDDKMAVYAAMIDRMDQNIGRLRQTLRELGQDQNTVILFLSDNGGSNESIKGPGFRPEILEASRKPSSDPTSFTSYEFAGANVSNAPFRLFKHWEYEGGTATPFIAYGPGIVQPGRTVAQPGHLIDLMATCLDLAGVAYPKSYKNTPITPTEGISLVPVLKGQSWQGHQALFFEHEGNRAVRQGKWKLVSEYPANTWQLYDIQADRSELNDLSASNPRKVQELSALYDKWAARVGVIPFAQIAKEKGGE; the protein is encoded by the coding sequence ATGCGGCGTAAAAAAGGTGTTTTGTGGATCGTGTTGCCGCTGGCGGGCTTGTTCTTGAGCTTGATGCCAGCGCACCCCAAACCGAAGCAGCCCAACATCATCATCATTCTGGCCGATGACATGGGCTACTCGGACATCGGCTGCTTTGGCTCGACAACGCAGACGCCCAACCTCGACGCGATGGCGCAGGGAGGGCTGAAAATGACCCAGTTTTACAATGCGTCGCGTTGCTGCCCAAGCCGTGCCTCGCTGCTGACGGGCCTCTACCAGCACCAGGCCGGAGTAGGAGACATGGTGAACACGCGGTCGCAGCCCGCCTACCAGGGCTACCTGAACAACCGCTGTGTGACCATCGCCGAAGCCCTGAAAAGCGGGGGCTACAACACGTTTATGGGAGGCAAATGGCACGTAGGGCAGGCCCCCGAGCACTGGCCCACCCAGCGCGGCTTCGACCATTATTTTGGGCTGATTGATGGGGCCAGCAGCTATTTTGCCACCTATCCGTACCGGCCAAATCAGCAGCTGACCCTGGCCCTTGACAACCAGCCCTACACGCCTGGGCCCGGCTATTACTCCACGGATGCCTATACGGACTACTCCATTAAGTTTCTGAAAGACAGTAAGTTATCCGGTAAGCCATTTTTCCTGTACTTAGCTTACCAAGCCCCGCATTGGCCGTTGCAAGCACTGCCCGCCGACATCGCCAAGTACAAAGGCCGTTTTATGATGGGCTGGGACAAGCTGCGCGAAGAACGCTTCCGGCGCTTGCAGCAGCTGGGCATCATCAGTGCCACCACGCGTCTCTCGCCTCGTGATGCGCACGTGCCGGCGTGGGAAACGCTGAGCCAGGAAGAAAAAGAACGCTGGGACGATAAAATGGCCGTTTATGCGGCCATGATTGACCGCATGGACCAAAACATCGGGCGATTGCGCCAGACGCTGCGCGAGCTGGGCCAAGATCAGAATACCGTCATCCTGTTTTTGTCGGATAACGGAGGCAGCAACGAGAGCATCAAAGGGCCCGGTTTTCGGCCCGAAATTTTGGAAGCCAGCCGCAAGCCGTCTAGTGACCCGACTTCGTTTACTTCGTACGAATTTGCTGGTGCCAACGTCAGTAATGCTCCTTTCCGCCTGTTCAAGCACTGGGAATACGAAGGCGGCACAGCCACGCCCTTCATCGCCTACGGCCCCGGCATTGTGCAGCCGGGGCGCACCGTCGCCCAGCCCGGTCACCTCATCGACCTGATGGCCACCTGCTTGGATCTGGCCGGCGTGGCGTATCCTAAGTCATATAAAAACACTCCCATTACTCCCACCGAAGGCATTAGCTTGGTGCCGGTGCTGAAGGGCCAATCTTGGCAGGGGCATCAGGCGCTGTTTTTCGAGCACGAAGGCAACCGCGCCGTGCGTCAGGGCAAGTGGAAGCTGGTCTCTGAATACCCCGCCAACACCTGGCAGCTGTACGACATCCAGGCCGACCGCTCGGAGCTCAACGATCTGAGTGCCAGCAATCCGCGGAAAGTACAGGAGTTGTCCGCCCTCTACGATAAATGGGCTGCCCGCGTAGGCGTCATCCCGTTTGCGCAGATAGCCAAGGAAAAAGGAGGCGAGTAA
- a CDS encoding malectin domain-containing carbohydrate-binding protein — protein MVTLIRTFVVASSLSLRAGCMGLALPLFLTISTAGTVQAQGPTPISWSPARNAPSAPRTTAVAVSFNQALSNTFATQQALVVFGSQAGGLKSGTPSVSGNTLTFRPTTPFKPGETVFATVTTGVQNSSQQNLARPYAYQFTAATARGTGLFRSNPDVPLSNPASLAVGDLDGDGDLDLVSVNAVSTGPSNTVSVRLNAGNGTFTGGQEVPGIGPGKILLGDLDGDHDLDLVTSGGVRLNNGGTFGNPEPAGLGGAALSDVDGDGDLDLLTEGQTTTTPTSSTVVRVRLNNGHGGFSESSAVPVSPNASTIVVGDVNNDGAPDLLASGSNGFIDVRLNTGRGMFASTGQQLTIATMQGGLLLGDVDGDGDLDLVAANTGSTVTVVLNDGQGTFSGSRFVNLGSFAVFAALGDVDGDGDLDLLAGGFPNSVSLRRNDGLGNFSGDQTFVVPDSPRAIAVGDLDGDGTLDFATANSSSGTTGSASIRLNQAEASLAARYRINAGGGALTTSLGAFAADQFYAPAPGSTYATSAAIAGTTDDALYQTERFGTNGVMGYALPVVNGTYIVKLHFAELYWSAADQRVFDVSVEGNKVLTAYDIFRRVGANTATTESFPVTVSDGTLNLDFSSLNTGGKDNPKVSAIEILSTTATAPPVANAGPDQTITLPTSSVTLAGSGTAAGGGSIKSYAWAQVSGPATATFSSSTAQNPTVSGLATAGTYVFSLVVTDNQDIPSPADQVQITVNPDPTGPPTAVYRINAGGGALTTSLGAFAADQAFSPSPGNTYATGAAIAGTTDDALYQTERFGTNGTFAYALPVANGTYTVKLHFAELYWNAAGQRVFDVSLEGNKVLTAYDIFQKVGANTAAVETFSTSVTDGVLNLDFTSLNAGGRDNPKVAAIEILAGPGSNPAPTAYHLNAGGGALSTSLGAFAADQAYAPAPGSTYATSAPIANTNDDALYQTERFGTNGTFAYALPIANGSYAVTLHFAELYWTAVGQRVFDVNLENAQVLTAYDIYKKVGANTATTETFTVSVADGVLNLDFSSLNAGGKDNPKVAAIEVVPSTAVVGRPVALGPGEAAAGLQVFEAYPNPFAERATIRFRTTKTGPAQLHVYNALGQRVATLFEGVAEVGHDYEQNLSGTNLPAGVYTCRLLLNGNGHTQRLLLVK, from the coding sequence ATGGTTACACTTATCCGGACGTTCGTTGTTGCCTCTTCCCTTTCACTGCGTGCGGGATGCATGGGACTGGCGTTGCCGCTGTTTTTGACGATCTCAACAGCCGGCACTGTCCAGGCGCAAGGCCCCACCCCGATCAGTTGGTCGCCCGCCCGCAATGCTCCTTCCGCGCCCCGCACTACTGCGGTGGCCGTGAGCTTCAACCAGGCCTTAAGCAACACTTTCGCCACTCAGCAGGCACTTGTGGTGTTTGGCTCCCAGGCCGGCGGCTTAAAATCGGGCACGCCCTCAGTGAGTGGAAACACGCTTACTTTCCGCCCAACAACGCCCTTCAAACCTGGAGAGACCGTTTTCGCAACCGTAACGACGGGGGTGCAAAACAGCAGCCAGCAGAACTTGGCTCGCCCCTACGCATACCAGTTTACGGCGGCCACGGCGCGCGGCACCGGCTTATTTCGCTCCAATCCCGACGTGCCGCTCAGCAACCCCGCTAGCCTGGCCGTAGGCGACCTCGATGGCGATGGCGACTTGGATCTGGTGTCCGTTAATGCGGTCAGCACGGGCCCCAGCAACACGGTGAGCGTGCGGTTGAATGCCGGAAACGGCACCTTCACTGGAGGCCAAGAAGTGCCCGGCATCGGTCCGGGGAAAATCCTGCTCGGCGACCTCGACGGCGACCACGACCTGGATTTGGTGACCAGTGGGGGTGTGCGCCTGAACAATGGTGGCACGTTTGGCAACCCCGAACCAGCGGGCCTGGGCGGCGCGGCACTCAGCGACGTGGACGGCGATGGCGACCTCGACCTGCTCACCGAAGGCCAGACTACCACCACGCCTACCTCGTCGACGGTCGTGCGGGTGCGGCTCAACAACGGCCACGGGGGCTTCAGTGAAAGCTCTGCTGTGCCCGTGAGCCCCAACGCCTCGACCATTGTGGTGGGCGACGTCAACAACGACGGTGCGCCGGACCTGTTGGCTAGCGGCAGCAACGGCTTCATCGATGTGCGCCTGAACACCGGACGGGGCATGTTTGCCAGCACCGGTCAGCAACTTACCATCGCCACGATGCAAGGAGGCTTGCTGCTGGGCGACGTCGATGGCGATGGCGATCTGGATTTGGTAGCAGCCAATACGGGCAGCACCGTGACGGTGGTGCTCAACGACGGGCAAGGCACTTTCAGCGGCAGCCGGTTCGTGAACTTAGGCTCCTTCGCCGTATTTGCTGCCCTAGGCGACGTGGATGGCGACGGCGACCTTGACTTGCTGGCGGGCGGCTTTCCCAACTCCGTGAGCCTGCGGCGCAACGACGGCTTGGGTAACTTCAGCGGCGACCAGACTTTCGTGGTGCCCGACAGCCCACGCGCCATCGCCGTGGGCGACCTCGACGGCGACGGCACCCTGGATTTTGCGACGGCCAATTCGAGTAGCGGCACAACGGGCTCGGCCAGCATACGCCTGAATCAGGCCGAAGCATCGCTGGCCGCCCGCTACCGGATCAACGCCGGCGGGGGCGCGCTGACTACCTCGCTGGGGGCTTTTGCCGCCGATCAATTTTATGCGCCCGCGCCCGGCAGTACTTATGCGACAAGCGCGGCCATTGCCGGCACCACCGACGATGCGCTCTACCAAACCGAACGCTTTGGCACCAACGGAGTTATGGGTTATGCCCTCCCGGTGGTCAACGGTACGTATATCGTCAAGCTGCACTTTGCTGAACTCTACTGGAGCGCGGCGGATCAGCGGGTCTTTGACGTGAGCGTGGAGGGCAACAAAGTCTTGACAGCCTACGACATCTTCCGGAGAGTAGGTGCCAACACGGCTACCACCGAGTCATTCCCCGTCACCGTCAGCGACGGTACGCTCAACCTCGATTTCTCGTCCCTTAATACCGGTGGCAAGGACAACCCGAAAGTATCTGCTATTGAGATACTTAGCACCACAGCCACTGCACCGCCAGTAGCCAATGCCGGCCCCGACCAAACTATTACGCTGCCCACCAGCAGCGTTACGCTCGCCGGGTCGGGCACGGCGGCTGGCGGCGGTTCCATCAAAAGCTATGCTTGGGCCCAAGTCAGCGGGCCGGCCACGGCCACTTTCAGCAGCAGCACCGCACAGAATCCCACGGTCAGCGGGTTAGCTACGGCCGGCACGTATGTTTTCTCGCTGGTGGTCACCGATAACCAGGACATACCCAGCCCCGCCGACCAAGTGCAGATTACGGTCAACCCCGACCCCACAGGTCCACCCACGGCTGTGTACCGCATCAACGCCGGCGGAGGCGCACTCACTACGTCGCTGGGGGCTTTTGCCGCCGATCAGGCTTTTTCGCCTAGTCCCGGCAACACCTACGCCACTGGTGCAGCGATTGCCGGCACCACCGACGATGCTTTGTACCAAACCGAGCGCTTCGGCACCAACGGCACCTTTGCCTACGCGTTGCCGGTGGCTAACGGCACCTACACCGTCAAGCTACACTTCGCCGAATTGTATTGGAATGCGGCAGGCCAGCGCGTGTTTGACGTGAGCCTGGAAGGCAATAAGGTGTTGACGGCCTACGACATCTTCCAGAAGGTAGGCGCTAACACAGCCGCCGTCGAAACCTTTTCCACTTCCGTCACGGATGGCGTGCTCAACCTTGATTTTACTTCCCTCAACGCCGGCGGCCGGGACAACCCCAAAGTGGCCGCCATCGAAATCCTGGCTGGGCCGGGCAGCAATCCGGCTCCTACAGCGTATCATCTCAACGCCGGCGGGGGCGCGCTGTCCACTTCACTGGGCGCCTTCGCCGCCGATCAGGCGTATGCGCCCGCGCCCGGCAGCACCTACGCCACGAGCGCGCCTATTGCCAATACAAACGACGATGCTTTGTACCAAACCGAACGCTTTGGCACCAACGGCACCTTCGCCTACGCGCTGCCCATCGCCAATGGCTCGTATGCCGTCACGTTGCACTTCGCCGAACTCTACTGGACGGCCGTTGGGCAGCGGGTCTTCGATGTGAATCTGGAAAACGCCCAAGTGCTCACCGCTTACGACATCTACAAGAAAGTAGGCGCCAACACGGCCACGACTGAAACCTTCACGGTAAGTGTCGCCGACGGTGTGCTCAACCTCGACTTTTCTTCCCTCAATGCTGGGGGCAAAGACAACCCCAAAGTGGCCGCCATCGAAGTCGTACCCTCGACGGCCGTAGTCGGCCGCCCGGTGGCACTTGGCCCAGGAGAGGCAGCCGCGGGCCTACAAGTGTTCGAAGCGTATCCTAATCCCTTTGCTGAGCGCGCCACCATTCGCTTCCGGACAACCAAAACGGGCCCCGCCCAACTCCACGTCTACAATGCCCTGGGCCAGCGGGTGGCCACGCTCTTTGAGGGAGTAGCCGAAGTTGGCCATGACTATGAACAAAACCTGTCCGGCACAAACCTACCCGCTGGTGTGTACACGTGCCGCCTACTGCTGAACGGCAACGGACACACGCAACGGCTGCTGCTCGTCAAGTAA
- a CDS encoding serine hydrolase domain-containing protein, with the protein MLAAFPYLSVLLFMLLRVAVCQGQQQKTPAALDAYVQAQMKQYKIPGLSVLVLKNGKVLKNKGYGLASVEFAVPTSDRTVYALASVTKIFTATLIMQLVEQGKLSLQDPVVQYVDSLPESWHTITIRHLLNHTSGIRNHFMNPTWATLEKAHLSPQQAVVKAAAALPLAFRPGEQYAYSVTGYLLLGMVVQKVTGRPFEEYITRTLFAPLHMQQTQFGDYRTVIPNRSSTVYTYQNGPFETWTFTYGNAGFTAAGLNSTTTDLAKFFTALHGGALLSPASLDSLFTPTRLPSGQMVDYGLGWVIEHYRGRTCYGHEGGGCAWVNYYRSEGLTIAVLANLTGSKADAIIKGIADFYLK; encoded by the coding sequence ATGCTTGCGGCCTTCCCCTACTTATCAGTATTGCTGTTTATGCTGCTGAGGGTAGCCGTGTGCCAAGGGCAACAACAAAAGACGCCGGCCGCGCTGGACGCCTACGTGCAGGCGCAAATGAAGCAGTATAAGATTCCGGGCCTGTCGGTTTTGGTGCTGAAAAACGGTAAGGTGCTGAAAAACAAAGGCTACGGCTTGGCCAGCGTAGAATTTGCCGTCCCCACCTCCGACCGCACGGTGTACGCGCTGGCTTCCGTAACCAAGATTTTTACGGCTACTCTCATCATGCAGCTCGTCGAGCAGGGCAAGCTTTCGCTGCAGGATCCTGTGGTCCAATACGTGGACAGCTTGCCGGAAAGTTGGCACACGATAACGATTCGCCACCTACTGAATCATACTTCCGGCATCCGCAATCATTTCATGAACCCCACTTGGGCGACGCTGGAAAAAGCTCACCTCTCGCCCCAACAGGCAGTGGTGAAAGCCGCTGCGGCCCTGCCGCTGGCCTTTCGGCCCGGCGAACAATATGCCTACAGCGTGACGGGGTACCTGCTGCTGGGTATGGTGGTGCAGAAGGTAACTGGTCGTCCCTTCGAGGAATACATCACCCGCACCTTGTTTGCTCCGTTGCATATGCAGCAGACCCAATTTGGGGATTATCGCACGGTCATTCCCAACCGCAGTTCCACAGTATACACCTATCAAAACGGTCCTTTTGAAACCTGGACTTTCACCTACGGCAACGCCGGTTTTACCGCCGCCGGGCTGAATTCGACCACCACCGACTTGGCAAAGTTCTTTACGGCCCTGCACGGCGGCGCGCTGCTCTCGCCAGCCAGCCTCGACAGCCTATTCACTCCGACCCGGCTGCCGAGCGGCCAAATGGTGGACTACGGCTTGGGCTGGGTGATTGAGCACTACCGCGGTCGCACCTGCTACGGCCACGAAGGCGGAGGCTGCGCCTGGGTGAACTACTACCGATCAGAAGGCCTGACCATCGCCGTACTAGCCAACCTAACGGGGTCAAAGGCCGACGCCATCATCAAGGGCATCGCTGATTTTTATTTAAAATAA
- a CDS encoding HAD family hydrolase has protein sequence MTLLRRLPNLLFDFGGVIININYQLTLEAMRQFSAAGSTIEFNQQHQSDLFDRMETGRLSPAEFRDGLRQGYELTGTDEELDAAWNAMLLDVPADRLALIAELRAQGHQTALLSNTNRIHIEEINRRLATTYGFEHGIADALDRVFYSQEVGLRKPGDDIFHHALREMNWKPEETLFIEDSFQHIETARRLGLQTLHLAPPLTLTEALPAAIRAFTPATA, from the coding sequence ATGACTTTGCTTCGCCGTTTGCCCAACCTGCTTTTTGACTTCGGAGGCGTTATTATCAACATCAATTATCAGCTCACCTTGGAGGCTATGCGGCAATTTAGTGCGGCGGGCAGCACCATCGAATTCAACCAGCAGCACCAGTCCGATTTGTTTGATCGCATGGAAACCGGACGGCTTTCCCCGGCTGAATTTCGCGATGGCTTGCGCCAAGGCTACGAGCTGACGGGCACCGACGAAGAGCTTGATGCGGCCTGGAACGCCATGCTGCTCGACGTGCCCGCCGACCGCCTGGCCCTGATTGCCGAGCTGCGCGCCCAAGGCCACCAAACGGCGCTGCTCTCCAACACCAATCGCATTCATATTGAGGAGATTAACCGTCGACTAGCCACCACGTACGGGTTTGAGCACGGCATTGCTGATGCGCTCGATCGCGTTTTTTATTCGCAGGAAGTAGGCTTGCGCAAGCCCGGCGACGACATTTTCCACCACGCCCTGCGCGAAATGAACTGGAAGCCGGAAGAAACTCTTTTCATCGAAGACAGTTTTCAACACATCGAAACTGCGCGGCGCCTGGGCTTGCAGACCTTGCACTTGGCGCCGCCGCTCACGCTTACCGAAGCCCTTCCTGCCGCCATCCGTGCCTTCACTCCTGCCACTGCCTGA
- a CDS encoding site-2 protease family protein, which translates to MPSLLPLPDAPAPEPALPVEFVRYERPAPPRWRVYGLHLLLFVITLITTTLAGAEWITGKSFFLQGDAVKLSGWLSSAEIQRGLLFSLPFLGVLTVHEFGHYFTARHYKVRATLPYYIPFFTGVFNTIGTFGAVIRIKDRIFSRKEFFDIGLAGPLAGFIVAVPVLIYGFTHLPHVEYVFQIHPEYRAYGADYAQHVYRGAGQGLTLTKPLLYRLLEYWFADPALLPHPNELMHYPILLAGALALFFTALNLLPIGQLDGGHILYGLLGFRRFNRLSVILFISFIFYAGLGLFTLHSSADVWLYGAAPYLLYLFVVFRRTLPTPRRALLLALGVWSAQLALTVALPGLEGNPGWLVFGLLLGRITGIFHPPAADERPLSPARKVLGWVMLIIFILCFSPSPFG; encoded by the coding sequence GTGCCTTCACTCCTGCCACTGCCTGATGCCCCGGCTCCCGAGCCAGCGCTGCCCGTCGAGTTTGTCCGCTACGAACGCCCTGCTCCGCCGCGTTGGCGTGTGTACGGACTGCATTTGCTGCTGTTTGTTATCACCCTGATAACCACAACATTAGCAGGAGCCGAATGGATTACGGGCAAATCCTTTTTTCTGCAAGGCGATGCCGTTAAGCTGAGCGGCTGGCTTTCCAGCGCCGAAATTCAGCGCGGACTGCTGTTTTCGCTGCCGTTCCTGGGCGTGCTGACGGTGCACGAGTTTGGACATTATTTCACGGCGCGGCACTACAAAGTGCGTGCGACGCTGCCCTACTATATTCCTTTTTTTACGGGCGTATTCAACACCATCGGCACTTTCGGGGCGGTAATTCGCATTAAAGATCGCATTTTTTCGCGCAAAGAGTTCTTCGATATCGGCTTGGCTGGGCCGCTGGCGGGCTTTATCGTAGCCGTGCCGGTGTTGATTTACGGCTTCACGCACCTGCCGCACGTGGAGTATGTATTCCAGATTCACCCGGAGTACCGCGCTTACGGAGCCGACTACGCGCAACATGTATACCGCGGCGCTGGGCAGGGGCTGACGCTTACTAAGCCCCTCTTATACAGATTGTTAGAATATTGGTTTGCCGATCCGGCGCTTTTGCCGCATCCCAATGAGCTGATGCATTACCCCATCCTACTAGCGGGCGCACTGGCGTTGTTCTTTACGGCTCTCAACTTGCTGCCCATCGGCCAGCTCGACGGCGGACATATTTTGTACGGCTTGCTGGGTTTCCGCCGCTTCAATCGGTTGTCGGTGATCCTGTTTATCAGCTTCATCTTCTATGCCGGGCTGGGGTTGTTTACCCTACACAGCTCCGCCGATGTGTGGCTGTACGGGGCCGCGCCGTACTTGCTCTACCTGTTCGTGGTATTCCGGCGAACGCTGCCCACACCGCGGCGGGCGTTGCTGCTGGCGCTGGGCGTGTGGTCGGCGCAGCTGGCCCTAACCGTGGCCCTGCCAGGCCTCGAAGGCAACCCCGGCTGGCTGGTATTTGGCTTGTTGCTGGGTCGCATAACCGGCATTTTCCATCCGCCGGCCGCCGACGAGCGGCCGCTGAGTCCGGCGCGTAAAGTATTGGGCTGGGTCATGCTGATAATCTTTATCTTATGCTTTTCCCCGTCGCCCTTCGG